DNA from Candidatus Binatia bacterium:
GATGTCGACGTCGATCGGGCGCGCCGCAAGCTTGCGCGCTCCGCGCGCTCGTCCGACCGCGATCTCGACGTCGTTCGCGAAACGGCGGAACGCCTCGGCATCGAGTTCGCAAGTCAGCGCGGCGGCGATATTGAGATAGGCCGGGCCTTCCGCGCCGTGCGCCGCAGCCGATTCGTAAAAGGCCGAGACCGCCGTAATCTCGGCGCGCGCGCGAAGACGCTGCAGCGCGGCCAGGATGTTGCCCTGCCGGTCGCCCAGGTTCGAGCCGATTCCGATGTAGAGGTGATGCACGTAGGGACGCTGGTATTCGCGGGAGCCCGGCCCCGAAGCCTCGTATCGTAGCCCGAGTGCAGAGCGACGCGATCTATCCCTACGTTCTCGACCCGAAGCTGACGACGCAAGTCTGGGGCGGCGACGAGCTCGTGCGCGTGTACGGCAAACGCGGCGATCCGAACGCGCGGCTCGGCGAGTCGTGGGAGTGCTGGGACACCGACCGGGTGCTCGACGGCGCGTTCGCGGGCGCCTCGGTCGCGGATCTGCGCGCACGGCTGGGGCCGCGACTGCTCGGCGACATCGATCCGAAGCGCATCTTTCCCGTGCTCACGAAGATCATCACCGCCCACGATTGGCTCTCGGTGCAGGTGCATCCCGACGACGCGTACGCACAGCGCGTCGAGCACCAGCCCTTCGGCAAGACCGAGTGCTGGTACGTTCTCGACGCGCAACCGAACGCGGAGATCGTCTACGGCTGGACGCGCGACACGTCGCGCGAAGAGTATCTGCGGCGCGTCGCCGACGGAACGCTCGGCGAGCTGTTGCGCCACATCCCGTTGCAGACGGGAGACACGATCTATATTCCACACGGGATGGTGCACGCGATCGGGCCCGGTCTGACGGTCTTCGAGACGCAGCAGGCGTCGGACCTAACCTATCGCATGTTCGATTACAATCGCGTCGGCCTCGACGGCAAGC
Protein-coding regions in this window:
- a CDS encoding type I phosphomannose isomerase catalytic subunit, which codes for MQSDAIYPYVLDPKLTTQVWGGDELVRVYGKRGDPNARLGESWECWDTDRVLDGAFAGASVADLRARLGPRLLGDIDPKRIFPVLTKIITAHDWLSVQVHPDDAYAQRVEHQPFGKTECWYVLDAQPNAEIVYGWTRDTSREEYLRRVADGTLGELLRHIPLQTGDTIYIPHGMVHAIGPGLTVFETQQASDLTYRMFDYNRVGLDGKPRELHVEKAADVLNYHATASGTLLQIRYRFEGLDRTALIADRHFVVERIVATGEPASLATQGRPLILMSLDAPLGVSAGTGEAALGRYQTVLVPAGAEWCTVAATQGDAAPFMFVTPPANDDELAERLLAAGVEQARIDAFLEQF